The genomic stretch CGAGCGCCAGATTTTGAGCAAGGCCATGTTGGGCACGGTCGAAACCTACATTCTTGCTCGCTGGATGCAGCGCGAAGCGAAGAATGCAATCGCCCAGCATGGCGTTCTGATCGCGACGAAAGACGGCTTCTTCAAGCAAAACCCGGCGAGCACGGTTCTTGGACGCGCGCAACAGCAGATAACCCGCCTTTCGGCGGAGCTTGGGCTGACACCCGCCTCACGGGCACGCGACGGCATGGGGCCGGGAAAGGACGAAGACGATGGGCAGTCATCGCTTTTCAACATCTGACACTTACCCGCACTGGATTTATGACGGTTCCGACATTCCCGATCCCTTCGGTTATGGAGAACGCGCCGTTCAGTTTTTGCGCGCGCTTCGGCACCCGAAATCTCGCCTTCCGGGCGGCGCTTTCGATCTGACGCCTTGGCAAGAAAGGATTGTCCGGCGCATCTATGGGCCTTGCCACGAAAACGGGCGGCGGATCGTCCGCAATGTCGCGATGCTTCTGCCGCGCGGCAACCGCAAAACCTCTCTTGGCGCAGCGCTGGGGCTTCTGCATACGATGGGACCTGAAGCCGTACCGGGCGGCGAGGCGATTTTTGCCGCGTCCGACCGCAAGCAGGCCCGCATTGCCTATGACGAATCCATCGGCATTGTCCGGGCCATCCCGCACGTCGAAAAGCGCCTGCGCCTGATCGACTCGAAGAACCGCCTGACGGTCTCCAAGACAGCAGCCTTCCTTGAGGCGATTTCCGCCGATGCCGGAACCCAGCACGGGCGCACGCCCCTGTTTGCGCTCGTGGACGAACTGCACGCTTGGAAGAAGCGCGACCTTTGGGACGTGGTGCGCACGGGCCTGACGAAAGTGCCGGGTTCACTTCTTATGGTGATTTCCACTGCCGGGCGCGGGCAAGAAAACGTTGCCTATGATTTTTACGACTATGCCCGCAAGGTTGCGCGCGGCGAGGTCGATGATCCCGGCACCTTGCCGATCCTGTTTGAAACCCCGCGTGAGGCCGACTGGACGGATGAAAATGTCTGGTACGCGGCCAATCCCGGACTTGAGGACGGCTTTCCCGATATCGAAGGGCTGCGCCAGATGGCGCGCGAGGCGAAAGAACGTCCCGGCGAGCGCGAAGCCTTCCGCCAGCTTCATCTGAATGTCTGGCTCGACCATTCATCGGATCCGTTCGTGGACATGCTTGTTTACGATCAGGGTGCGTTCCCGGTCGAGATCGATGATCTTGAAGAATATCCTTGCTGGCTTGGCGTTGACCTGTCTTCCAACAATGACCTGACCGCGATTGTCGCCGCATGGCAGCAGGGCGACGGGTATATCGTCCATCCGTGGTTCTTCTGCCCGGAAGACAATTTGCGCGGTCGGGCGGATCGGGACGGCGTTCCCTATCCCGAATGGTCCGAAGCCGGGCACATCACAGCAACGCCGGGCAACGTGGTCGATTATCGCGTTGTCGAAGATCAGATCAGAGAGCTTTGCGCCCGCTTCAATGTGCAGGAAGTCGCATTCGACCCGCACATGGCCCGCAACATCATGAACAACCTGCAGGAAGACGGCTTTCCCGCCGTCGAGATGCGGCAGGGCTGGGTGACCATGGCCCCGGCGGTGAAAGAGCTTGAGCGCGCCATTTTGGGCCGACGGCTGATCCATGGCGGTCACCCGGTCCTGCGCTGGAACTTCGAAAACATCGTGGTTCACGTCGATGCGGCAGGCAACAAGGCCTTCCACAAGGGCAAGAGCAAAGACCGGATCGACGGCGCGGTTGCCTGTGCCATGGCTGTTGGCCGGGCAGCGGCAGGGGAAAGCACCATGTCGATTTACGACAGTGACACCTTCGAAGAAGAAATGGGGTGGTTCTGATGGCGAACGACGAAGAGCGCCTGCTTGTGCTGGTCGAAGCGCGTATTCGCGACCTTGAAAAGAACATGGCGAAGGCCAGCCGGACGGCTGACAGGCACTACGACCGCATGCGCCGTTCCTCCCGGACGGCAACCCGGAACATGCAGCACGATATGAACCGCTCGACCACGGCGATGAACAAGGCGCTGGCGAGCACGACGGCGCAGATCGGCACATTCGGCAAAGCTTTTGCGGGCGGTATTATCGGCGGTCTGACAATCGGCGGGCTGACCGCCATTGTCTCGAAAGTTCGCGACGTTGCGGGCAGCGTTGCCGAAGTCGGCTATCAGGCGAAAATTGCCGGTGTCGATGTTCGCTCGTTTCAGGAACTGCAATTTGTTGCCGAACGTAACCGTATCAGCGTCAGCGCCCTTACGGACGGGCTGAAAGAGATGAACCTTCGCGCCGATGAATTCATCTTTACGAAGGGCAAGAGCGGATCGGCGGCGGAAGCCTTCAGGCGGCTTGGCTATGATGCCGATACCTTGGCCCAAAAGCTGCAAAACCCGTCCGCGCTGTTTGCCGAGATTATCGGTCGGCTTCAGCGACTCGACAGTGCGGCGCAAATCCGCGTGGCGGATGAAATCTTCGGCGGCACGGGCGGCGAGGAATTCGTGAAACTGATCGATGAAGGCGAAGAGGGCATTCGCCGGATGATCGGGACCGCCAACGACCTCGGCGTGATCATGGACGAAGAGTTGATCGACAAGGCAGCGGAGCTTGATCGTCAATTCGGGATCGTCGCGGATACCGTCGAAACCGCGCTCAAATCCGCCATCGTCAACGCGGCATCGGCCCTTGCCTCTTTCCTCGACACCTTCCGGGATTTTGAGAACCGGAGCACGAAGAACCTTGAAATCAAGCAGTCCGAGTTGGCGCGGGAGCGGGTCTCGCTGGAAAACCAAATCCTTGAGACCGAAAACAACCCGAACATGACCGATCAGTCGCGTCGGCGAACACTGAACAATCTCAAGCGACAGCTTAACGAGAAGAACCGGCAGGATGCGGAAATCACGCAGGTTCTCAATGATCGGTTTTACCCGTCCGGGTACGACAGCGACACGATTGCTCTTCCGCCTGTCAATGTCACGACGTCCGGCAGCGGAAGCGGCGACGGCGGTGGCGGCGGTGGCCGCTCTGCCGATCAGGACAGGCGGGCCGTGGAACGCCTGATACAGGCGCTGAAGGATGAACAGGCAACGCTTGGGATGGCGGAGCGCGACAAGGAAATCTTCAACAATCTTCGCCGCGCCGGAGCCGCTGCGACCAAAGATGAACAGGCCGCAATCACCCAACTGACTGGCGCGATTTACGATCAGAAAGAGGCACAGCACCAAGCTTCGGAGACGGCCGATTTTTTCCGGCAGACCGCTTCGGATGCGTTCCTGGCCTTCATCCCGGTTATCGAAACCGGCAATGCCGCGCTCGACAACATGATCAACAAACTTGCCGAAGCGGCAGCGCAAGCCGCGCTCTTCGGGGATGGACCGCTGGCCGGACTGTTCGGCGGCGGCTTGCTGACAAGCCTACTTCCCGCCCATGCGACCGGCACGAACTTTGCACCCGGTGGCGTTTCTCTGGTCGGGGAGCGCGGGCCGGAACTGGTCAACCTTCCCCGCGGCTCGCAGGTCCTCCCCAATCACCAGCTTCACGGCATGCGACAGGCGAGCGGCGGTGTGGTGAACAATATCCGCTTCGGCAACATCAATGTCAGTGTGCCGGAAGGGACAGACCCCACGGATGCGGCAGCGATCGGCAAGGCTGTTCGCCGGGAGTTTGAAGGGATCGTTGACAAGCGTTTGCAGGAGAATCGCCGCGCACGCGGCATGCTGGCAGGAGGGCCGTTTTAATGGCCGACAAGTTCGAACCGCCCGTTATCCCTTCCATCGAAAGCGCCGTTTCGACTGAGGCCGTCACCTTGGAGTCGAATTTCGGAGACGGATATTCTCAACGCGCTGGCGCGGGTCTCAATGGCATCCGCCCGAAATGGCAGGCGGTTTGGTCGGCCCTGACCATATCTCAGGCCGATCAGATCGAAACCTTCTTTGTGTCCCGTCGCGGCTTCCATGCTTTCGAATGGCAATCTCCCCGCGACCGGGAACCCCAGCTTTATCGCTGCAAGAAATGGAACCGTGGCTTCGTCAGTCATGGCGTGGACAGCCTGCGCGCGGAAATCGAGAAGGTATTTGACCTATGAGCAAGCTTCAGGAGCGCCTCTGTGAGGTCGTTAAACATTCCCTTTCCTCGAAAACAGCATTGCCCCTCCCGGAAGGCGGACAGCTACTTTGGCAATGGTTCTGCGATCTTCACGGTTCGCGCTCATGGCGTGCTAATGGGCCGAATCCGATCAGCTATGGCGAGATTGCGATTTATCGCCAGGTATCCGGCTGGCCGATGGAAGAGTGTCATGTCGTTGCACTGCGGGCCATGGATGATGTTTGGCTGACTGCCTATTACGAGCAGCAAAAGAAGCCAAAGAGGGGTGAGCTGGCGCTTCCTGCTTTGTCGGATCGCTCAATGACCACCGCCTTATTTGACGCGATGTTCGAGGTCGAGTGATGAGTAAAGCGCGAGGAAAAAAGCTATACCCAGCCAAAACTTGGGCGGGATGGAACGATTTCCGTTATGGCACAAAGTCACGTAGGCGAAATGCGCCTGCGAAACGCTTGCTGAACAAAGACAAGCGCGAACATGTTATCTCTCGGCTAATGGAGAGGCTTGACGATTTCAGGTTGACGAAATTCGAGCATGAAGCTGACTGCCGCCATGGGATTCGTTCTGGCCTCTGCCTTGAGGGCTATAGCTGGGGTAGGGCAGACCACGAAGCCGCCCTTCTGGTCGATGAGGCTTTGAAAAGATTGGGAGCAGTAAGGCCAAAATGGGAGGAAGGGCAACGGCACTATTTTGCAGGCCGCGAATATTGCTCATGGTGTTATTCGAAGATGGGTGATGGAGCTATAGGCAGGTTCTGCTCTGCGGAATGTGCACGCTCTCTACTAAATTGCGTCGGCCAAAGTCATCAGATTCAATCTGAAGTTACAGTGAAGTCGGCAATGGATTTGATCCATCGCGCCACGCTCGTTGCAAGAGAATGTGAAGAATGCGGGGCGAAGTTTCAGCCACAACACAAGAACAGTGATCAGAAGTATTGCTCCAAGAGGTGCTACTACGCCGCAATGCGGGATGTTGGGCAGGCCAATTGCCCGCAATGCGGTGTGTCATTCTTACAAACCCGGAAGGATCAAAAATTCTGCTCAAAGAAATGCTCGAAGCGATTTGAGATAAAAATCTACGAGACCTCGCTTCCAGAAAAGTGTTGCCCGGATTGTGGCGTAACCTTCAAACCTAAAAGACCTTGGCAAAGCTATTGTGGAGATCGCTGTACAAAACGTGCGTCTGCAAGACGTATGCGTGCGCTAAAGAAGGCTTCGGCTAATCCGAACATCATCCGCTTGCCCAGACCCGAAGCCGATCCGATTTCGAGTGAGTTGTTTGATAGCTGGTTCCAAGCGGCTTAATCAAAATAGTGGGCGCTATGCAGCAGCGCTCACGAAAGCGTCATTGGTTTGGCCAATTTCTATGACTCTTCCCGCTTGCGCGAGTATGCTGTAGTTCTTTCCCATCTCTTCCTTGTTGGCCACAACAGATACGAGCGTCGGAGGATTGTCTAGTGCGGCCAAATCATGGAACGCGGTGCTAGCCTTAAATATGGCTACGGGGTAGTTGGTTACCGCCTGGAAGATCGCCGAATGTCCTTTATATTTAGCTATTGCGGTCACTTCCCATTCAGTCGATGACGCGCCAATGATCCTCCCTTCATGCTCGACTGCCGAAGGAAAAATCTGGTCTAGTTTGACATGCAGAGCATCTGCAATGGCGGCTTCGACGTCATTTGCTGACCTAGAGACAATCCGTTCTGCCGTGTCCCGTGACGCGGCGCTCACATCGAAAATTGCTCGTTCAACTTCTTGTGGGTTGTCGACGTCAACGTAAAGTGAACGCCGGTCGACTTCCACATCAAAATCCGCAGCAACTGATCGGGCA from Martelella sp. AD-3 encodes the following:
- a CDS encoding phage terminase small subunit P27 family, which produces MSTRGRKAEPRELDDALTVAPSMPESLPEDMRDEWSAITDDLVERQILSKAMLGTVETYILARWMQREAKNAIAQHGVLIATKDGFFKQNPASTVLGRAQQQITRLSAELGLTPASRARDGMGPGKDEDDGQSSLFNI
- a CDS encoding terminase large subunit: MGSHRFSTSDTYPHWIYDGSDIPDPFGYGERAVQFLRALRHPKSRLPGGAFDLTPWQERIVRRIYGPCHENGRRIVRNVAMLLPRGNRKTSLGAALGLLHTMGPEAVPGGEAIFAASDRKQARIAYDESIGIVRAIPHVEKRLRLIDSKNRLTVSKTAAFLEAISADAGTQHGRTPLFALVDELHAWKKRDLWDVVRTGLTKVPGSLLMVISTAGRGQENVAYDFYDYARKVARGEVDDPGTLPILFETPREADWTDENVWYAANPGLEDGFPDIEGLRQMAREAKERPGEREAFRQLHLNVWLDHSSDPFVDMLVYDQGAFPVEIDDLEEYPCWLGVDLSSNNDLTAIVAAWQQGDGYIVHPWFFCPEDNLRGRADRDGVPYPEWSEAGHITATPGNVVDYRVVEDQIRELCARFNVQEVAFDPHMARNIMNNLQEDGFPAVEMRQGWVTMAPAVKELERAILGRRLIHGGHPVLRWNFENIVVHVDAAGNKAFHKGKSKDRIDGAVACAMAVGRAAAGESTMSIYDSDTFEEEMGWF
- a CDS encoding phage tail protein, giving the protein MADKFEPPVIPSIESAVSTEAVTLESNFGDGYSQRAGAGLNGIRPKWQAVWSALTISQADQIETFFVSRRGFHAFEWQSPRDREPQLYRCKKWNRGFVSHGVDSLRAEIEKVFDL